The window CCCCATACTACCAGCACCATAACTTAATTGATTACTAGAAGAATACACAAATTGATTATTCTGTTTTTGGTAACCAACCGCTTTATTCTTAATTGTTTTACCATTTTCTACTCGCACAAAAGTAGCATCCATTTGTAACGGATTTAAAATATGAGCTTTTAAAAATTCATTTAAATTTTGTCCAGAAATTCGTTCCACAATAATCGCTAACAAAGTATAATTCGTATTAGAATACGCTACTTTTTCACCAGGAATATTACTCAAGCCCTTTTGCTTACACGCTAATGCAAACACCGTATTATTATCATAATATGTTTTATCATAATCAAATCCGGACAAAGACATTAGTGCATGGTAATTTCTAATACCACTTGTATGATTCAATAAATGCTTAATTTTTATAGGTTGTTGATATTCTGGAAACTCGGGTAAATACTTCCTTATATCATCTTCTAACCTAATCTTACCTTCTTTAACTAAGACCCAAATAGCGGAAGCTGTAAATTGTTTTCCTATAGAGGCCAAACTAAAAATAGTAGTGTCCGAATTTTTAATGTCATAATCCAGATTAGCCAAACCAAAATCTTTAGCATAAATACTTTCATTTCCAGATATAACTTTAACACTTAATCCTGGAGCATCTGCACTTTGATACTTTTCAAGAAGTTGATCAATCTCTGAAGTGTAATTGTTTTGAGCACTTAAAAAAGCACAAATCAATAAACAAAAAATAGTAGGATACTGTTTTAAATTTCGCATTGTTTATAATTTGGAATTGTTTTTAGTCTAAGAAAATTTGTGAATAGATTTTTTATATCGACCATATAAACTAACTGGAGCAAGAAACATTACTAAAACAGCACAACTCAAAAGCATAAATAAATTGGCATAGGGCCAATGCATGATTTTAAATATAAAACCTAATACTAGAAGTATTATTAAAAGAAGACCTCCAATAAACTGAAGCTTACTTAAAACTGTCATTTGTTGTTCTATTTTCTGAAAATTGCTTTCTAATTGTAGGTTTTGAAAACTAGCATAACCACCAAACTTTTGCAAAGCTTCTTGATACAATGCGTTAAAATCATTACCATCTTGGCTTTCTATATAGGTACAAATATGATCTACCAAATCTTCTCTTAAGCTTTCCGATTGCACACCATAAAGTTTCAAACTCTTCTCTATAAAGTCAATATGTTTCTCTTCTATTTGCATTATATAATAGGTTTAGGGTTAAAAATTAAGTTTAAGGTGTCCATAAAATTATTTATTTCTTGTGTCATTGCTTCTGCCACCTTTTTACCTTCCGAAGTGATCGTATAATATTTCCGAACGCGTTTTCCTATAAATACCTTTTCGGTTTCTAAAACACCTTTAGCTTCCAGCTTATGCAGAATAGGATATAATGCACCTTCCGATATATCGATCTTTCCAGAAGTCAGTTTCTTTACTTCTTGTGTAATCTCATAACCATACATTTTTTCGCTTTCGCTAATCAGCTTTAAAATGATAGGTTGTAAGGTTCCTTTTGTTAATTCTTTGCTATACATATTTCAAATATACATTTTATTTAAATGCATTGGAATAAAATCATAATAAATTTTATCTTTTATATTTTCTTTATACTAGTTTTATCAAACAAAACGTAAATTTGTAGCATGTTAGATTTGAAGAAAATAAGAGCCGATTTCCCTATACTTAAAAGACAAGT is drawn from Lacinutrix sp. WUR7 and contains these coding sequences:
- a CDS encoding PadR family transcriptional regulator, yielding MYSKELTKGTLQPIILKLISESEKMYGYEITQEVKKLTSGKIDISEGALYPILHKLEAKGVLETEKVFIGKRVRKYYTITSEGKKVAEAMTQEINNFMDTLNLIFNPKPII